Within Malus domestica chromosome 04, GDT2T_hap1, the genomic segment CCTGCCTGACCAACCCACTCTTACCTCTCAAAACACTGTTGAAGTGCGCCCTCTCCGGGAACGCAAGCGAAAGAGTAGCACTACTCGTCGTTGCCGCCGCCGGCGCAGCTCTTCTGTACAGCTCGCTGCACGGAGTCTGGGAATATACAGAGGAAACTCCGATGATAGAAGACATTTCTGCAACTACAGCAGAAATGGTATAACAACTCTCTTGGCtctgcttcttccttcttccttctccttgcACGCAAGGTGTTTGCTGATATTCCTCAGAGAAGAAGATAGAGGATAACGAGGGAGGGAGGCTCGAAAGATACTGTTATTAGGTCTGGAGGATTGAGAGCCGAGAGGAAAGCGGTCGCTGTGGGTTTATATAGAGAAGGGACAGAGGAGTGAGGGTGAGAGTGTGAGGGAGATAAGGCCGCAGTCCAGCCCTTTGGAGAATGTATGGCCTCCCAAACCTCCACCTCGGTTAATATTTTCTCCCTTAAAAGCGGATATTCTTGTCGGGTCGGAATTCAAACTGCGGATCGACCCGGAAACCCGGGTTTCCCTTTTACCCGGCCGTTATTGCATTTTGCCTTTTTATCCAAGTCGTTAATTCATCATGAGAAATGCTAACAAACTCTTTCAAAGTGATTTTCTATGAATTCTCtattaaatcatatttttagcATATTATTCTATAATATTAGTataaaaattaacgttaaattgtaAGTTGAtaaaaatttatgtagaatTCCATTTTGAGATAGCcaccttagcatttctcatataATACAAAACTATGATAATGTAAGGCTCGTTTGAATGTGATTTTAGAATTActgaaagcatttttacaaaaaatgtttttgggtttcaaaagcaaTTAAAGtactttctgcaagaagcactaATTATGTGCTTATTCCATGAAGCACttttaagtgctttttcaaaatttacttacatttttactGAATATTGATTCTagaaatattttcactaaaaacgttttcagtcattttaaaaacacatccaaacgagcttgTATGACTTGTttgaaaagtgcttttaaaataactgtaAGTGTTTTAGGTGAAAATATTTTCTAAtcaattcttaataaaaatgcaagtaaattctaTAAAAATGTTTAAAATGCTTTCTTGTAAGAAATACTTCAAgtattttttaaagtaaaaactaattttttgaaAAACGATTTCAATAATTTTAAAGAAACTTCTAAACGAGCCCGTATTGCAGTCGATCTCTAAAATTCATATGGTTAATtgaaaaaatataatttgtttAAGTGATAATTGCAAAAATATTCGATAATAAGTGTAAACACAGCTATTATCGAATAAAAGATTGAAAAAAGATCGGGGATTTATCAAATTTCATTTCATAAAATTTTCACGGTGGATTCCCATTTTTGTCGATTAATTGTAAATACAGCGGGAGTGGAAGCCGCCTTCGTTAGATTCCAGCCAGTAAAGCATTTCGTGTGGGAAGCCATTTGCTCGaattgcttcttcttcttcttcctttgatCTATCGGACCATCCTTTCGCATCTGGTTCGCAGATCTCCCTCGAAATTGACCTACACGCCTCACCGCCCGATTTCTAAATTCTTGGAACTCTTGAAAGGTAATGTTTTGCTTCGAGCTTTCGCTTTCAATTTCGTCTACCCCAATTAATTTCCATCCAATTGAATTGATCTGTTTACAATTctcatttttttggtttttttttttttaatttttgggatATTTTTTTCAACGGTTGCAGGCGTTTCAAGCAATTTCAAATAGAGTGTGAGGGTTAGGGTTTACGAATTCCCCTTCCCTTCCCTCACTTCGATGGAATTCTTCAACTTGTAGCAAGCAAAGCTGTTGCCTTAGAGGGAGAATAGACACTGCTGGTGTTGCTCAGGTTTTGATCATTCGATAGCCCTTTGTTTTTGTCCATTCAATTGAATACACACTGCTGCTGATGCAAAATGTGTATGTTTTGCTAAtacttttgagtttttattGCAATTAATGTGCAAAGGGGCTTGATTGGATTACAAGTTTTCGGAATGGCGGAGTCGACCCCAATCTACCTGAGCATTATTGCTTTTTTCTGTACTGTTGGAGCCATGGCTTTGGCCATTATGCACATCTACAGGCACCTCATGAATTACACAGAACCGACTTATCAGAGATACATTGTCCGCATCATCTTCATGGTCCCGGTGAGTActtaatttgaagaaaaaaccaACTCTGAAATGCTACGTAAATGCATTGCCACATGAAGAATTGGGTTTAGTTAGTTGTTTTTACCTTTTAGGATTTGTTCAATGTATTTGAAAAGAAATTATATGAGAATGTACTGAAAATGGTTTACATGCTTTGTATTATCTGGCCATTTGATTTTCCAATCTGATAGTGTGATTGCATGCTTTCTTTCCTGATTAAGCCTGTTCTGGTCGTGCACGCTATAGAATGGACAAAGTAAGGCcagaagaacaaaaagttttgaaatttgaagattgTGATAGAATCAGTGGAACTCTTGCATTCTTTGTTACTGTAATCTGTATTGATAGAAATTTCGCTTGTTTGGGTATTGGTTGAACATCAAGATATGCATTTCTTCGCGTTTGTTTTGTACGTAACCAATATGAACTTTGTTTTCCTTTACAGGTATATGCATTGATGTCGTTCTTATCCCTTGTTAATCCTGTGGGTTCAATCTACTTTAATTCCATTAGAGAAGTGTAAGTATGTCTTCATTTATTCAAATGTTTCACTGCACGTATAATTGAGAAGAATACTTTGTTTATCTTCTGGCCTTCTTTGCCTTTTCCCATTTTAGATAAGAACATAGAAAGGGATAAAGTAAAGGAGGAAATTGTTTCCACCATTTTCCCCTTAAATTCCAGGTATAAGGGCAAACCTCTTGTCAAGAGAGAATCCTGTGAACCCAAGGGAAAATGTTCCtcccatttgtttctctctctctctttctcacccTCATACTCGCTCATTCTCATCTGTTTATTACCCTCTAGGGCTCAAGTGTCAGTTTGTCTGATTATTGCAGGCACTATATTGTTTTATTCTCATGCTATTTTTTTCCCATTCTGTTTCAGCTATGAAGCTTGGgtcatttataattttttatcgcTGTGCTTGGCATGGGTTGGGGGCCCAGGATCTGTTGTTGTAAGTCTAAGTGGTAGGGTTCTAAAGCCTTCCGTGGTTCTGATGACATGTTGCCTCCCTCCCATACCCCTGGATGGGTGAGTACAATCTATGATTAATTTACCAAGATGTTATCTGCAAGCCAGGAATTTGTGTTGTAAAAAGAATCACAAAATTCTGAATTACACGGGAACATCTTTGTCTATTTCAGTTATCTGGGTACTATTTCAAAATGTTTGTTGGTTTTCATTTAACTTGTGAATACCTTGTTTAAATTTACATGCATAAAATCAGCTTCTCTACATAATAGGAAGATTCCGTGCATGACTAAGGAGATATCTGGACAataatgagatttttttatataacaatATGTCATCGTATTATACATATGAGATGATTGTTTGATAAACTCACATATATGAAACTGTTAATGCAGGCGCTTTATACGTAGGTGCAAACAAGGATGTTTGCAGTTTGTGATCCTGAAGCCTGTATTAGCTGTTGTTACACTCATACTTTATGCAAAGGGGAAATATGCAGATGGAAATTTCAGTCCAACACAGTCATACCTGTATCTCACTATTATCTACACTATCTCATATACAACAGCTCTCTATGCTCTGGCATTGTTTTACTTTGCTTGCAGAGATCTACTCCAGCCTTTCAATCCAGTTCCAAAGTTTATTATAATCAAATCTGTGGTTTTCCTCACTTATTGGCAGGTAAACGTTTTTCTCACTGTAATAGTCACAGTAATCTACTTATTGTTCAGTGTCTTGTGTATTAGCAATTTGCACTTGGTTGTTGATCACATTCTTATGCATGAAGAGCAGAAGATGATTTCTTCTAAAAGCAGTTTTTGAGTATGGATGGCATCTATTGCCACATTAATTTAAACAAACTATATGGGGCCAAACTTCCTTTAGGCTCACCAAATGCTGCTTGAAAATGTGGAACTGTGAAATAGGTGCACATTAGTAGCAGAATGTGGATAAAAGTTGGTGCATATAACGTTGGATTATTCATATGATACTAACTTGTAATTGTGTATAAACATGTACCAAAGAAATAACTTTGTCGTTTATTCCTATTATTTCATAGAACAGAGCTATAATTTGATTTGCAGTATTGTATTTTACGTTCTTTGTCTgtttccctttcctttttttttttttttttttttttttgttgatagtAAAGTTTAAGTTTTTAACTTATTCAGTTTCTGATTCTTATTGTCTGCCATTTAGGGTGTGTTGGTCTTCCTTGCTGCGAAATCTGGGTTAATAAAGAATGCAGAGAATGCTGCTCGGTACCAAGATTTCATAATATGTGTTGAGATGCTTATTGCTGCTATTGGTCATTTATATGCATTCCCTTACAAGGAGTATGCTGGTGCAAATATTGGCGGGCCTCGAGGTCTGACTGGAAGCCTCTCACATGCCGTAAAGTTGAATGACTTTTACCATGATACAGTCCACCAGGTGAGcgtttcaaattattttttccTGATATCCCCTTGCATAAGATTTCTCTTTTAGCTTTG encodes:
- the LOC103433814 gene encoding uncharacterized protein isoform X1, which encodes MAESTPIYLSIIAFFCTVGAMALAIMHIYRHLMNYTEPTYQRYIVRIIFMVPVYALMSFLSLVNPVGSIYFNSIREVYEAWVIYNFLSLCLAWVGGPGSVVVSLSGRVLKPSVVLMTCCLPPIPLDGRFIRRCKQGCLQFVILKPVLAVVTLILYAKGKYADGNFSPTQSYLYLTIIYTISYTTALYALALFYFACRDLLQPFNPVPKFIIIKSVVFLTYWQGVLVFLAAKSGLIKNAENAARYQDFIICVEMLIAAIGHLYAFPYKEYAGANIGGPRGLTGSLSHAVKLNDFYHDTVHQFAPTYHDYVLYNPSEGDEGKRKYRSRTFVPTGPEMDTVRRNKNMFGNKIDDIQLSSLSSSSSSTPDSSGPVPESASSDAMKSSLLVDTSNSASVPYDMSLIDLDLNSYPAKVPSANEGGTR
- the LOC103433814 gene encoding uncharacterized protein isoform X2; its protein translation is MAESTPIYLSIIAFFCTVGAMALAIMHIYRHLMNYTEPTYQRYIVRIIFMVPVYALMSFLSLVNPVGSIYFNSIREVRFIRRCKQGCLQFVILKPVLAVVTLILYAKGKYADGNFSPTQSYLYLTIIYTISYTTALYALALFYFACRDLLQPFNPVPKFIIIKSVVFLTYWQGVLVFLAAKSGLIKNAENAARYQDFIICVEMLIAAIGHLYAFPYKEYAGANIGGPRGLTGSLSHAVKLNDFYHDTVHQFAPTYHDYVLYNPSEGDEGKRKYRSRTFVPTGPEMDTVRRNKNMFGNKIDDIQLSSLSSSSSSTPDSSGPVPESASSDAMKSSLLVDTSNSASVPYDMSLIDLDLNSYPAKVPSANEGGTR